The Gemmatimonadota bacterium genomic interval CCGGGTTGCGGCAACGTCGGCGTGCACCTGCGGCTCGCCGGGCGCTGGGATCTCGAAGACGTGGCGACGGGCCGGTGCCGCGCTGGCGATGCAGTTCTCGATGGTCCCGGCGGACTGAAGGTCGTGCTGGGCCGTTCGGGTTCGACGACGCTGGCCGGCGGCGACCCCGGGTTGTTGCAGGCGGCGATCGACGCGATCGCGGAGCTGGCGAACGGCTTCGATCTGGTGGTCTGCGACACGGGCGCCGGCATCGGCCCGGCGACGCTGGCGCCGCGGAGCGCGCGGATGTCGTGCTCGCCGTGACGACCCCGGACGGCGGCGCTCACCGATGCCCACGCGCTGTGCAAGGTGCTGCACCTGCGCGGGCGCCCGCTGCAGGTGGTGGTCAACCGGGTGCGCAGCCGGGACGAGGCGATGCGGGCGGCGGGGAAGCTGGGGATGGTCGCGCGGAAGTTCTTGGGCGGCGCGGAGTTGA includes:
- a CDS encoding AAA family ATPase; translation: MGQEVPADIIPAVAAQLAEAAFAPREGPPRTTLVLGQQARSTLPRPRGPREEAPWLAIAGAKGGVGKTTLAVNLAALFARSGHRTLLVDFDPGCGNVGVHLRLAGRWDLEDVATGRCRAGDAVLDGPGGLKVVLGRSGSTTLAGGDPGLLQAAIDAIAELANGFDLVVCDTGAGIGPATLAPRSARMSCSP